In Erigeron canadensis isolate Cc75 chromosome 7, C_canadensis_v1, whole genome shotgun sequence, one DNA window encodes the following:
- the LOC122607036 gene encoding B3 domain-containing transcription repressor VAL1 isoform X1: MSAPSSKICMNGLCGTKSTPQWKRGWPMKAGGFATLCYSCGTAYDHVNYCERFHLNEPGWRECKYCDKPIHCGCVVSKYLHECLDLGGISCIKCIRARGTQALKPLQSYTNERPNGFVPFSGTWQPVIGNRINNGATIDKGKITHLTEAHQPLPSNPSIGHQIKQDENRLSSSKEVVTIFPNASSLFPKSDNGRTDLGFKALYESMPQPAIKYSIGNALGTTTSSVNPNSVGGVDGREPAKVPSFKQGQRSRLTFSKPSKSGVNIKSQSNKGVVSENRVARPPAEGKGRSQLLPRYWPKMTDEELLQITGDLKSNCTITPLFEKILSASDAGRIGRLVLPKACAEAYFPAIHQSEGLPIRIQDIKGKEWTFQFRFWPNNNSRMYVLEGVTPCIQNMQLQAGDTVIFSRLDPGEKLVIGCRKATVSIDTQEGEAPAANGVASDAAVAGETSAGNGNPPTKTVENEGVTNGDQKPLIQEKKKTRNIGSKNKRLLMHNEDAMELKVTWEEAHELLRPSPTSNPTISMIENCEFEEYDEPPVFGKKTIFTMHASGSQEQWGQCDSCSKWRRLPADVLLPSKWTCSDNVWDKERCSCSAPDEISIKDLERIFKSAKDPKKRKLADGKAVEEQEPSGLDALATAAVLGESIGEFAETSTGATTKHPRHRPGCTCIVCIQPPSGKGKHKPNCFCNVCLTVKRRFKTLMLRKKKRLSDKEAEDTQKALAAALNNGPASGSRNGIGIIDQTGMVEVEVGESSSSKVGQQLDLNCDPDKDEEMTLVDANVSGFTPGWENVFAGVVPCSLTKTTIEIDGHPQPPVEGQPSPSSLASTQPPADKNLLPVDDAVERDIAEKVVEV; this comes from the exons atgtCTGCTCCTTCTTCAAAGATTTGCATGAATGGATTGTGTGGAACTAAATCCACTCCACAATGGAAGAGAGGTTGGCCCATGAAAGCCGGTGGTTTTGCTACTCTTTGCTATTCTTGCGg AACTGCCTATGATCATGTAAACTACTGTGAAAGATTCCATCTGAATGAACCTGGTTGGAGGGAATGCAAGTACTGTGACAAG CCTATTCACTGTGGATGCGTTGTTTCAAAGTATCTTCATGAATGCCTCGATTTGGGAGGAATATCATGTATAAAATGCATAAGAGCTAGGGGAACACAGGCTTTGAAACCATTACAG AGCTACACTAATGAGCGTCCTAATGGGTTCGTTCCATTTTCTGGCACTTGGCAACCCGTCATTGGCAACCGAATTAATAATGGTGCTACCATTGATAAGGGAAAAATCACACATTTAACTGAAGCTCACCAACCCTTACCTTCTAATCCATCCATCGGTCACCAAATCAAACAAGATGAAAACCGTCTTTCTTCTAGTAAAGAAGTTGTAACAATCTTTCCGAATGCATCATCTTTATTTCCAAAATCAGATAATGGCAGAACCGATTTAGGTTTTAAAGCTCTATATGAATCAATGCCTCAACCAGCTATAAAATATTCTATTGGTAATGCTTTGGGCACTACAACGTCTTCTGTAAACCCTAATTCTGTTGGAGGTGTGGATGGAAGAGAACCTGCAAAAGTTCCCTCTTTCAAGCAAGGGCAGAGGTCGCGCCTTACATTTTCAAAACCATCAAAGTCTGGGGTTAATATAAAGTCGCAGTCAAATAAAGGGGTGGTTTCAGAAAACAGAGTTGCAAGACCACCTGCTGAAGGTAAAGGCCGAAGCCAGTTACTTCCAAGGTATTGGCCAAAGATGACTGACGAAGAATTGTTGCAGATAACTGGGGA CTTGAAGTCCAATTGCACTATTACTCCATTATTTGAGAAGATTCTGAGTGCAAGTGATGCTGGTCGAATTGGTCGGTTGGTGCTGCCTAAGGCATGTGCCGAA GCATATTTCCCTGCTATTCATCAATCAGAAGGTTTGCCAATAAGAATTCAGGATATAAAGGGGAAAGAGTGGACATTTCAGTTCCGGTTTTGGCCCAATAATAACAGCCGTATGTATGTATTAGAGGGTGTAACTCCTTGTATACAGAATATGCAACTGCAAGCTGGGGACACAg TTATATTTAGTCGACTGGATCCAGGCGAAAAGCTTGTTATAGGTTGTCGAAAGGCGACGGTTTCTATTGATACACAG GAAGGTGAGGCACCAGCTGCTAATGGTGTTGCCAGTGATGCTGCCGTTGCTGGGGAAACTTCAGCTGGGAATGGAAACCCGCCTACA AAAACTGTGGAGAATGAAGGTGTGACGAATGGGGATCAAAAACCATTGAtccaagaaaagaagaagactCGTAATATAGGATCGAAAAACAAGAGGTTGCTGATGCATAACGAAGATGCCATGGAGCTGAAGGTCACGTGGGAAGAAGCACATGAGTTGCTACGCCCGTCCCCTACTTCTAACCCAACTATCTCCATGATCGAAAATTGCGAATTTGAAGAATATGAT GAGCCACCAGTTTTTGGCAAAAAGACCATATTCACAATGCATGCATCTGG GTCACAAGAACAGTGGGGTCAGTGTGATAGTTGCTCCAAATGGAGGAGGTTACCTGCCGATGTTCTTCTCCCTTCAAAGTGGACATGCTCAGATAATGTTTGGGATAAAGAGAG GTGTTCATGTTCGGCTCCGGATGAAATAAGCATAAAGGATTTGGAACGGATTTTTAAATCTGCCAAGG ATCCCAAGAAGCGAAAACTTGCAGACGGGAAGGCAGTTGAAGAACAAGAGCCTTCTGGACTAGATGCATTAGCTACTGCTGCAGTATTAGGAGAAAGCATAGGCGAATTTGCTGAAACTTCAACAGGTGCCACCACGAAACATCCCCGTCATCGTCCTGGATGCACTTGTATAGTATGTATTCAACCTCCAAGTGGTAAAGGAAAACACAAACCCAATTGCTTCTGCAATGTCTGCCTGACAgtcaaacgtcgttttaaaaCCTTGATGCTTCGAAAGAAGAAACGGTTGTCGGATAAGGAGGCAGAAGATACCCAGAAAGCACTAGCAGCAGCTCTTAATAATGGACCAGCATCGGGAAGCAGAAATGGTATCGGGATTATTGATCAGACTGGGATGGTCGAAGTCGAGGTGGGTGAGAGCAGTAGTAGCAAAGTAGGACAACAGTTGGATTTGAATTGTGATCCGGATAAGGATGAAGAAATGACCCTGGTTGATGCTAATGTTTCAGGATTTACCCCAGGATGGGAGAATGTGTTTGCAGGAGTCGTACCCTGTTCGCTAACTAAAACTACAATTGAAATCGATGGACACCCTCAGCCTCCGGTTGAAGGGCAACCTTCGCCTTCTTCGTTGGCCTCTACCCAGCCCCCTGCAGACAAAAACCTACTCCCAGTGGATGATGCAGTGGAGCGGGATATAGCCGAGAAAGTTGTAGAAGTGTAG
- the LOC122607036 gene encoding B3 domain-containing transcription repressor VAL1 isoform X2: protein MSAPSSKICMNGLCGTKSTPQWKRGWPMKAGGFATLCYSCGTAYDHVNYCERFHLNEPGWRECKYCDKPIHCGCVVSKYLHECLDLGGISCIKCIRARGTQALKPLQSYTNERPNGFVPFSGTWQPVIGNRINNGATIDKGKITHLTEAHQPLPSNPSIGHQIKQDENRLSSSKEVVTIFPNASSLFPKSDNGRTDLGFKALYESMPQPAIKYSIGNALGTTTSSVNPNSVGGVDGREPAKVPSFKQGQRSRLTFSKPSKSGVNIKSQSNKGVVSENRVARPPAEGKGRSQLLPRYWPKMTDEELLQITGDLKSNCTITPLFEKILSASDAGRIGRLVLPKACAEAYFPAIHQSEGLPIRIQDIKGKEWTFQFRFWPNNNSRMYVLEGVTPCIQNMQLQAGDTVIFSRLDPGEKLVIGCRKATVSIDTQEGEAPAANGVASDAAVAGETSAGNGNPPTKTVENEGVTNGDQKPLIQEKKKTRNIGSKNKRLLMHNEDAMELKVTWEEAHELLRPSPTSNPTISMIENCEFEEYDEPPVFGKKTIFTMHASGSQEQWGQCDSCSKWRRLPADVLLPSKWTCSDNVWDKERCSCSAPDEISIKDLERIFKSAKDPKKRKLADGKAVEEQEPSGLDALATAAVLGESIGEFAETSTGATTKHPRHRPGCTCIVCIQPPSGKGKHKPNCFCNVCLTVKRRFKTLMLRKKKRLSDKEAEDTQKALAAALNNGPASGSRNGIGIIDQTGMVEVEDLPQDGRMCLQESYPVR, encoded by the exons atgtCTGCTCCTTCTTCAAAGATTTGCATGAATGGATTGTGTGGAACTAAATCCACTCCACAATGGAAGAGAGGTTGGCCCATGAAAGCCGGTGGTTTTGCTACTCTTTGCTATTCTTGCGg AACTGCCTATGATCATGTAAACTACTGTGAAAGATTCCATCTGAATGAACCTGGTTGGAGGGAATGCAAGTACTGTGACAAG CCTATTCACTGTGGATGCGTTGTTTCAAAGTATCTTCATGAATGCCTCGATTTGGGAGGAATATCATGTATAAAATGCATAAGAGCTAGGGGAACACAGGCTTTGAAACCATTACAG AGCTACACTAATGAGCGTCCTAATGGGTTCGTTCCATTTTCTGGCACTTGGCAACCCGTCATTGGCAACCGAATTAATAATGGTGCTACCATTGATAAGGGAAAAATCACACATTTAACTGAAGCTCACCAACCCTTACCTTCTAATCCATCCATCGGTCACCAAATCAAACAAGATGAAAACCGTCTTTCTTCTAGTAAAGAAGTTGTAACAATCTTTCCGAATGCATCATCTTTATTTCCAAAATCAGATAATGGCAGAACCGATTTAGGTTTTAAAGCTCTATATGAATCAATGCCTCAACCAGCTATAAAATATTCTATTGGTAATGCTTTGGGCACTACAACGTCTTCTGTAAACCCTAATTCTGTTGGAGGTGTGGATGGAAGAGAACCTGCAAAAGTTCCCTCTTTCAAGCAAGGGCAGAGGTCGCGCCTTACATTTTCAAAACCATCAAAGTCTGGGGTTAATATAAAGTCGCAGTCAAATAAAGGGGTGGTTTCAGAAAACAGAGTTGCAAGACCACCTGCTGAAGGTAAAGGCCGAAGCCAGTTACTTCCAAGGTATTGGCCAAAGATGACTGACGAAGAATTGTTGCAGATAACTGGGGA CTTGAAGTCCAATTGCACTATTACTCCATTATTTGAGAAGATTCTGAGTGCAAGTGATGCTGGTCGAATTGGTCGGTTGGTGCTGCCTAAGGCATGTGCCGAA GCATATTTCCCTGCTATTCATCAATCAGAAGGTTTGCCAATAAGAATTCAGGATATAAAGGGGAAAGAGTGGACATTTCAGTTCCGGTTTTGGCCCAATAATAACAGCCGTATGTATGTATTAGAGGGTGTAACTCCTTGTATACAGAATATGCAACTGCAAGCTGGGGACACAg TTATATTTAGTCGACTGGATCCAGGCGAAAAGCTTGTTATAGGTTGTCGAAAGGCGACGGTTTCTATTGATACACAG GAAGGTGAGGCACCAGCTGCTAATGGTGTTGCCAGTGATGCTGCCGTTGCTGGGGAAACTTCAGCTGGGAATGGAAACCCGCCTACA AAAACTGTGGAGAATGAAGGTGTGACGAATGGGGATCAAAAACCATTGAtccaagaaaagaagaagactCGTAATATAGGATCGAAAAACAAGAGGTTGCTGATGCATAACGAAGATGCCATGGAGCTGAAGGTCACGTGGGAAGAAGCACATGAGTTGCTACGCCCGTCCCCTACTTCTAACCCAACTATCTCCATGATCGAAAATTGCGAATTTGAAGAATATGAT GAGCCACCAGTTTTTGGCAAAAAGACCATATTCACAATGCATGCATCTGG GTCACAAGAACAGTGGGGTCAGTGTGATAGTTGCTCCAAATGGAGGAGGTTACCTGCCGATGTTCTTCTCCCTTCAAAGTGGACATGCTCAGATAATGTTTGGGATAAAGAGAG GTGTTCATGTTCGGCTCCGGATGAAATAAGCATAAAGGATTTGGAACGGATTTTTAAATCTGCCAAGG ATCCCAAGAAGCGAAAACTTGCAGACGGGAAGGCAGTTGAAGAACAAGAGCCTTCTGGACTAGATGCATTAGCTACTGCTGCAGTATTAGGAGAAAGCATAGGCGAATTTGCTGAAACTTCAACAGGTGCCACCACGAAACATCCCCGTCATCGTCCTGGATGCACTTGTATAGTATGTATTCAACCTCCAAGTGGTAAAGGAAAACACAAACCCAATTGCTTCTGCAATGTCTGCCTGACAgtcaaacgtcgttttaaaaCCTTGATGCTTCGAAAGAAGAAACGGTTGTCGGATAAGGAGGCAGAAGATACCCAGAAAGCACTAGCAGCAGCTCTTAATAATGGACCAGCATCGGGAAGCAGAAATGGTATCGGGATTATTGATCAGACTGGGATGGTCGAAGTCGAG GATTTACCCCAGGATGGGAGAATGTGTTTGCAGGAGTCGTACCCTGTTCGCTAA